The proteins below come from a single Streptomyces sp. B3I8 genomic window:
- a CDS encoding HAD hydrolase-like protein produces the protein MSRSAVRTRPEGSARPLSEAYDTALLDLDGVVYAGGVAIDHAVESLGTARDGGMRLAYVTNNALRTPDAVAAHLTELGIAAEASDVVTSAQAVARLISDQVPAGARVLVIGGEGLRVALRERGLTPVESADDEPVAVVQGFGGPDLAWGRFAEASYAIARGVPWFASNTDLTIPSARGIAPGNGAAVEVVRIATGATPQVAGKPLPPMHRETILRTGAERPLVVGDRLDTDIEGAFNGGVDSLLVLTGVTDGAQLLAAPARHRPTYVDVDLRGLLTGQPEVADVGDGRFRCGGWTAAASGGELRLEGDGEPVDGLRALCAVAWTVAGDGACELDGGKGLARLGV, from the coding sequence ATGAGCCGGAGTGCGGTCAGGACGCGGCCCGAGGGCAGCGCACGGCCCCTGAGCGAGGCGTACGACACGGCGCTGCTCGACCTCGACGGGGTCGTGTACGCGGGCGGTGTCGCGATCGACCACGCGGTGGAGTCGCTCGGCACGGCCCGGGACGGGGGGATGCGGCTGGCGTACGTCACCAACAACGCGCTGCGGACCCCGGACGCGGTGGCCGCGCATCTGACGGAGCTGGGGATAGCGGCCGAGGCGTCCGACGTGGTGACCTCCGCGCAGGCGGTGGCCCGGCTCATCAGCGACCAGGTGCCGGCGGGTGCGCGGGTGCTGGTGATCGGCGGCGAGGGGCTGCGGGTGGCGCTGCGCGAGCGCGGGCTGACGCCGGTGGAGTCGGCGGACGACGAACCGGTGGCGGTGGTGCAGGGGTTCGGCGGCCCCGACCTGGCGTGGGGGCGGTTCGCGGAGGCGAGTTACGCGATCGCGCGGGGGGTGCCGTGGTTCGCGTCGAACACGGATCTGACGATTCCCAGTGCGCGGGGGATCGCGCCGGGGAACGGGGCGGCGGTGGAGGTCGTGCGGATCGCGACGGGGGCGACGCCGCAGGTGGCGGGGAAGCCGTTGCCGCCGATGCACCGGGAGACGATCCTGCGCACCGGGGCCGAGCGGCCGTTGGTGGTGGGGGACCGGCTGGACACGGACATCGAGGGGGCGTTCAACGGGGGCGTCGACTCGTTGCTGGTGCTCACGGGGGTGACGGACGGGGCGCAGTTGCTGGCGGCGCCGGCGCGGCATCGGCCGACGTATGTCGACGTCGATCTGCGGGGGTTGCTGACGGGGCAGCCGGAGGTGGCGGACGTGGGGGACGGCCGCTTCCGGTGCGGGGGGTGGACGGCTGCGGCGAGTGGGGGAGAGCTGCGGTTGGAGGGGGACGGGGAGCCGGTGGACGGGTTGCGGGCGTTGTGCGCGGTGGCGTGGACGGTGGCGGGGGACGGGGCCTGTGAGCTGGACGGGGGGAAGGGGTTGGCGCGGCTGGGGGTGTGA
- a CDS encoding DUF1015 domain-containing protein has translation MNSAGPGDAPAHMGLDLTPFRGLRYNPERVGSLSAVTSPPYDVVVRPDGLLHLESADPHNIVRLILPQAGTPSARNERAADTLDRWVAEGVLARDPEPALYVYEQRDGTGLVQRGLIGTLRLSEPSDGVVLPHEDVMPHVVADRADLMRATRANLEPLLLTYRGDGGTTGAHAVVERATGRPPLLSTTTEDGFGHRLWAVTDPVEIAAARADLAGRQALIADGHHRWATYLRLRAEHPSPGPWDFGLVLLVDTALHPLRVRAIHRLLPRLPLADALSALTGLFRIRHLRAPLTEALDALADAARTGNAFLLAGDGAFHLVDLPSPDLLARTVPTDRPEAWRTLDATVLHATLLDHVWRIPEDSPEHVAYIHDTASTVEKAEREGGTAVLLHPVPEDIVRTLAQQGVTMPRKSTSFGPKPASGLVLRTL, from the coding sequence ATGAACTCTGCAGGTCCCGGGGACGCACCCGCGCACATGGGCCTTGATCTGACGCCCTTCCGGGGCCTGCGCTACAACCCGGAACGCGTCGGCAGCCTCTCCGCCGTGACCTCCCCGCCGTACGACGTGGTGGTCCGCCCCGACGGGCTGCTCCATCTGGAATCCGCCGACCCGCACAACATCGTCCGGCTGATCCTGCCGCAGGCCGGCACGCCCTCCGCCCGCAACGAACGGGCCGCGGACACCCTGGACCGCTGGGTCGCCGAGGGCGTCCTCGCCCGCGACCCCGAACCCGCCCTGTACGTCTACGAACAGCGCGACGGCACCGGTCTCGTCCAGCGCGGCCTGATCGGGACGCTGCGCCTGTCCGAGCCGTCGGACGGCGTCGTCCTCCCGCACGAGGACGTCATGCCGCACGTCGTCGCCGACCGCGCGGACCTGATGCGTGCGACCCGCGCCAACCTCGAACCCCTGCTGCTGACCTACCGCGGCGACGGCGGTACCACCGGCGCGCACGCCGTCGTGGAGCGCGCCACGGGGCGCCCACCGCTGCTGTCCACCACCACGGAGGACGGCTTCGGACACCGTCTGTGGGCGGTCACCGACCCCGTCGAGATCGCCGCGGCCCGGGCAGACCTGGCCGGCCGTCAGGCCCTCATCGCCGACGGCCACCACCGCTGGGCCACCTACCTGCGGCTCCGCGCCGAGCACCCCTCACCCGGCCCGTGGGACTTCGGCCTGGTCCTGCTCGTCGACACCGCCCTCCACCCCTTGCGCGTCCGCGCCATCCACCGGCTGCTGCCCAGGCTCCCGTTGGCGGACGCGCTGTCCGCGCTGACGGGCCTGTTCCGGATACGGCATCTGCGGGCGCCGCTCACCGAAGCGCTGGACGCCCTGGCGGACGCCGCACGCACGGGCAACGCGTTCCTCCTCGCGGGCGACGGCGCCTTCCACCTCGTCGACCTCCCCTCCCCCGACCTCCTGGCCCGCACCGTCCCGACGGACCGCCCGGAGGCCTGGCGCACCCTGGACGCGACGGTCCTGCACGCCACCCTCCTGGATCATGTCTGGCGGATCCCCGAGGACTCACCGGAGCACGTCGCCTACATCCACGACACCGCGTCCACGGTGGAGAAGGCGGAACGCGAGGGGGGCACGGCGGTACTCCTCCACCCGGTCCCGGAGGACATCGTGCGCACCCTCGCCCAGCAGGGCGTCACGATGCCCCGCAAGTCCACGTCCTTCGGCCCGAAGCCGGCGTCGGGCCTGGTCCTGAGGACGCTGTAG